A segment of the Methanothermococcus thermolithotrophicus DSM 2095 genome:
AATACAGGGTTGTAGTGGATAAAAGTGTTCAGGACTTTGCAAGGGACGGTAGGTCAGTTTATGCCAAGTTTGTAATCGATTGTGATAATGATTTAAGACCTTACGAAGAAGTATTAATAGTTAATGAAGATGATGAACTACTTGCATACGGGACTACGATTCTAAATAGTAGGGAATTGATGGAATTTGATTACGGCGTAGCTGTTGATGTGAGAGGCGGTATTAAGTTATAATTGATTTTTTATTTTTTATAACTGGAAAAAGTTAGTTGGAGCTGAGCTACATGTTAAAACTACTTTATAAAGGGATATTGATTAGGGATAACGATAGAATAAAAAAAGCCTCATCATCTGTAACGTACATTGGTACAAAAAAACATAATATAATAGTTGACACATCGTCTAAGGATAATAGGGAGCTCATAATAGAAGAATTAAAAAAGTTAGGATTAAAACCCGCTGACATAGATATTGTTATAAACACTCACAGCCATCATGACCATGTTGGAAACAACGATTTATTCAATAATGCAGAATTTATAAACTACAGCAACATCGAAAACCTAAAAGATTACGAAAATCAAAGATTAAACAAAAACTCTTCGAGTTTACGAAAACCTTCGGTTTTCGAATCCAGTAGGTTTTGTAGCCCACCACTATCACCGAGCGAAGCGAAGGTGAGCTACAAATCCGAAGGATTTGTTCAATCGTGGTGGTTTTCGAATCCAGTAGGTGATGAAATTGAGATTATAAAAACTCCAGGCCATACTCCAGACAGTATTTCAGTAATTTATAAAGAATATATAGTTGTTGGAGATGCAGCACCGTTAAAAAATAATATTTTAAAAAATATTCCCCCAAAATTAAACTATGACGCCGGTATTGCATTAGCATCTTTAAGAAGGATAAAAAGCATTGGGAAAAACATTGTAACAGGTCATGAAGGCATAGTGTACAGGGATGAATATATTAAATAATATTAAAATCAATTCACCATTTTTTAATGAGCTCGTAAATTGGACCTTCAGGAGTTAGCTCACTTTTTATTAAACATATATTTTTTATCTTCAACTCTCCAATATCTACATGTTTATGCTTCTCTACACGATGTTGCAGTTCTTTTTTATTTTCTACAAACTTAACCCTTCCAATTGTTATATGGGGGACGTATTCTTTTTCTTTCTTGAAGCCCAGTTTTGATAGTTTTTCATCAACTTCTTTAAAAAGTTCTACTAAATTATGAGCTCCTACCCAAATAACTCTTATGTAGTTTTCATTTGGAAAAACCCCAATATTTTCTATTTTACTAATTAGGGGCCTTGAAGACATACCAAAATCCAGATCCAAATTCTTAATTTTTTCTAAGGTTTCTTCATCAACATCTCCTAAAAATTTAATGGTTATATGGAGATTTTCTTTTTCAACCAGCTTTATTCCTTTTAACTTGAATTTACTCTTTAGTAATTCCAGCTTATCCTTTATACTATCGTCCAGTTCAATGGCTAAAAAACATCTCATGAAATCACCTGAGCAAAGCGAAGGGGGTATAATCACCTATTTTAGTAGAATAGGTATGTTGTCAACTATTTTAAAGGTTTTTTTGCATTTTTTGCATTTTAATAATTCATTACTTAACTCTAGATCCCCATTACAACACGGACACTGGAGTATATCTATATAATTTTTTATCCAGGTCATGCCAACACCAAATTTATGCAGTTATAATTTATAATTATTTGAAAAACAAGTTAAAAAGTTATCCTAACCCTATAAAACAGAAATTATATTATTAAAAAAAGCATTGTATAAGCTTTAACGCTCTAAATAGTATAATGACAGATATAATGTATCTACTACCAACCCCTTTAAGAAAGGTGTTGGATTCCCAAACCCGATACTTCTTAACTTCGTTAAGAAGTATAATTTTTGTATTTTCTTTTGGCATCCATGACAGATATAATGTATCTACCTTTGGAAAACCACATTATCATTGAAACTCAACAGCTACTCAATGTGGCCGCCTTGTAGGTAGAACTGTCAGAGGCAATATCATCAAATCAATTGCCATTATTATATTTGGTTTTTTGATATATATAACTTAACTACATATTTATAGTGGCGTGCAATTTAAATGAACTGTTAACTATATTTCACAGGATTTTATTCAAGCTTTTCTATGAATTCCCTTAAAACTGCTGTGGCGTAATTTCCTTTTCTCAGCTTAAATTTTAAAACATATCCATCATCATCGATTTTACAGTCGAAGTCATAAACTTTGGCTATTAATTTTCTTCTAGCACCTTGGAAGTTTCCAAAGTCTTCAATTCTGAACTTTTTTAGGTCCAGATTTTCTCTTTCAGCTATTTCTTTTTCTATTTCCCCTTGAATTCCGTCTGCAAATTTAGTATTATATCCATACAATACCCCGGTTGGAACACCATCTTTTAAAATATCTCCTTCCATAGGTTCAAAGCCATATTCATATCTTTTATTTATCATTTCGTTGAATAGGTAGGACTGATAGGCATTTACAAACATGCTGTTAAGCTGTGGAGGTAAAGCCTTAAATGCTTTTTTAAAGTCCTTGTATCTTAAATAATACTCCAACATTCTTCTTTCGTAGTTCTGTCTCTTAGGATATAGTTCCAATGCCTTTTTAAATTCTCCATTATCAACGAGTTCTCTTGCTTCCTTTAAAATTCCTTCTTCATTTATTGGAGTTCCACAGTAGGTATAAAATGCACTTTCAAAATCCCTTTGATATATGAACTTACCAACAACGTGAGTTATAGGCCTATAGTGTCCAAACCTTTGGATTCCATAGTAGTTTAATACATATTCTATCTTGATGTTTTTCAACGTGTTTTCAAGTTCTTCCCTACTACATTCTACATCTCTTACTTTTATTGTAAATCTATTTCCCCACAAATGCCCCATTCTAAGTTTTTTATTGCTTTTATGGATGTCCCTCAATGTAATGCCAGGTATATTGACTTTTTTTAGGTCTTCCATTTTTATTCCAAAACATCCTACTTTCTGGGTCGTTATGGCAAACTTATCTTTAGTTCCTGCAAATCCGAAGTTCTTTCTCCTTGACTTAGTAGCTCTTGCAATTTTCCCTATGGCATCCATTGTGTTCCAGTTGTTTTTTTCCAGTGTGAATTGGATAAATGAGCCGTTCCATTTTTCTACATCCTTAAATCCAATATCCTTTCCAACTTCCAAAACAATGCCGTCTTCTGTAATTTCCTCTACAATGAAATCTTCAGGATGCTTTTTTATGGTACCATTCAAATGCCCGTGTTTAAGGTTTAGAACGTATTTATTTAAATTCGGTGGCATACTGTCTATCAAACTGTAAATTTTATGCCTTCTGAATTTTAACTTTAACCTTTCTCGAGAGTTCCTTAGGTTGTTTTGACTCTCTTCTTTTCTTTTTTTCTGAATAAACCTAAACTTCATAATCTACCTTCTCCTCTGATTCTTAAAATCATTTTTAGTGTCAGTTATAGTGGTGTGCAAATAAATATATATTTTCAACAACTATTGAATGTAATAGTATAATATGTTGTGGAGCCATATATTTATCAAATAATTCTTTTTTACATAGATGTTAATGAAAAATAAAACTTGTTTAACTATTTACTACTATTGTCATTATAATACTCTAAATTATCAGATTTTATGTTTAATAGTTTATGAAGGATATAAATGATTATAATTCGGTGATAATGTGTTTATCGGAATCGACGATACAGACAGTAGGGATAGGTACTGTACCACTTACGTTGGAGCACTCCTAATAGAAGAACTTGGTAAAAAATACAAAATGGACACTCCGAAACTCATAAGGATGAATCCAATGGTAAAATACAAAACACGGGGCAATGGTGGAGTATGCCTAAGAATAAACGAAGATGAAAAAAAATTAAGCGAAAAAGATATTGAATACATAAAAAACACGGTAATAAAAACTGTAGAAGAATACGCTGATTTTGAATGTGAAAATACAAACCCCGGAATAGTATTTCTAAGTGAGGATAGTTACAATTCAAACAGGGAAATTTTAAATAATTACTACAAAAAAGTACTCTACGACATCGTATCTGTTGAATACGCTGAAAAAATCATTGAAAAAGTCGGCGGAGAATTTAGAAAATATAAAAAAGGCTACGGGATAATAGGGGCATTGGGTAGTATCTCTTCAGTTCCCCCATATACCTACGAACTTCTAACATATAGAAAAAAAGAGAAATGGGGACAAAAGAGGATACTTGACGAAAAATCTGTTATAGAAATGGATGAAAAAACTTTTCCATTTACCTTTAATAACGTAGATGGAGAAAAACCGATTATAGCCCCGCACACAAGCTGTCCTGTTTTATATGGTATCAGAGGTATAAAAAAAGACATCCTCTTAAAAGCCATGGATATCGTTAAATGTGAAGAAATAGATAAATATACAATCTATAAAACCAACCAAGGAACAGACGTTCATTTGAGATTTATGGAAATAAAGGATGTATATCCAGATACTGGAGTTATAACCTATGGAATGGTTGTTACCGAACCTAAAAATTTACCTGGTGGTCATGTAGTTTTTAAATTAAAGGATACTGCCAACAGTGAAGAGATAAACTGCATAGCTTATGAACCTACCAAAGAATTTAGGAACCTAATAAGGGAGCTCACAAAGGGAGATCTAATTGGTGTCTATGGTACTGTGAGGGAAGAACCATTTGGAATAAATATTGAAAAAATAAAAGTTGTAAAATTGGCTAAAAAGTATGAGAAGAATAAAAAGTGTAGCTGTGGAGGAACTTTAAAATCCAAAGGGACTAAAAGCGGGTATAAATGCAATAAGTGTGGGAAGAAATTGAGGTATGATGAGATAGAATTAATTGAAGTGAAAAGGAATATAAGAGAAGGTTTTTACGAAGTTCCTCCGTCTGCTAGAAGGCACCTTAGCAAACCTTTGATTCTTTACGATTTATATTAATTTATCTATAAATTATAAAATTATAATTATAGAATACTAATTTAAAAATAAGTGGTTTTTATGTTGGAAGAAATTATAAAAGGGAATATTGAGAAAAAAACCATAACTCAAATTTACGGTCCCCCTGGAGTAGGAAAAACGAATATCTGCATACTTTCAGTGATTAACTTTGCTAAGAAAGGATTAAAAGTAGTTTATATCGATACCGAAGGTAGTTTATCTGTGGAAAGGATTAAGCAAATTTGTAAGGATGATTTTGAAGAAGTTTTAAAAAATGTAATTATTTACGAACCTTCGAATTTTGAAGAACAGACGATCACACTTGAAAAAATACTAATGCTGGAGAATTTAGGTTTAATTGTTGTAGATGGGATAGCTTCACTTTACAGACTTGAATTATGCGATGACGTAAATGAAAATACCAGATTAAATAGGATACTTGGAAAACAGATTTTAACCTTATTAAAATTAGCTAAAAAGAAAAATGTGGCCATATTGGTAACCAATCAGGTTAGGAATATTTCAGGAAATCGAAACGAAACTTCTAACAACGAAAATCGTAGGTTTTCTAATTTTGAAGCTGTGGGAGGACTACTCTTAGAGTATTGGAGTAAATCTATAATCAGAATTGAAAAATACGATAGTTATAGAGAGATGATCTTAGAAAAACACAGGTACGCAAAAGAAGGTGAAAAACTTAAGTTTAGAATAGTTGAAAGTGGGGTTGAACTTTTAGGGTAATTTATTTTTATTTTCTTTTCTTTTTCCTTATTTTTAGTATTTTCTGTTTAATGCTCTTTTCCATTAGTTATAGTTGTTTGTGTTAAATGTTGGAAAAATACTCCAAAAATTTAAGAAAGATTTATGATTATTTTAAAATTAATGCCTAATAACAATCATTTAAGAATTTCGAAGTATATAAATATCAACTGCAACCGTAGGTTGCAGGGATCGAAGCAAATCTTCGATTTGCTGTCGAAGTAAATCCGAAGGATTTACTGATCGAGACAAATTTCTTTGAAATTTGTCGATTCA
Coding sequences within it:
- a CDS encoding MBL fold metallo-hydrolase, which encodes MLKLLYKGILIRDNDRIKKASSSVTYIGTKKHNIIVDTSSKDNRELIIEELKKLGLKPADIDIVINTHSHHDHVGNNDLFNNAEFINYSNIENLKDYENQRLNKNSSSLRKPSVFESSRFCSPPLSPSEAKVSYKSEGFVQSWWFSNPVGDEIEIIKTPGHTPDSISVIYKEYIVVGDAAPLKNNILKNIPPKLNYDAGIALASLRRIKSIGKNIVTGHEGIVYRDEYIK
- the thpR gene encoding RNA 2',3'-cyclic phosphodiesterase; translation: MRCFLAIELDDSIKDKLELLKSKFKLKGIKLVEKENLHITIKFLGDVDEETLEKIKNLDLDFGMSSRPLISKIENIGVFPNENYIRVIWVGAHNLVELFKEVDEKLSKLGFKKEKEYVPHITIGRVKFVENKKELQHRVEKHKHVDIGELKIKNICLIKSELTPEGPIYELIKKW
- a CDS encoding Trm112 family protein, which encodes MTWIKNYIDILQCPCCNGDLELSNELLKCKKCKKTFKIVDNIPILLK
- the truD gene encoding tRNA pseudouridine(13) synthase TruD yields the protein MKFRFIQKKRKEESQNNLRNSRERLKLKFRRHKIYSLIDSMPPNLNKYVLNLKHGHLNGTIKKHPEDFIVEEITEDGIVLEVGKDIGFKDVEKWNGSFIQFTLEKNNWNTMDAIGKIARATKSRRKNFGFAGTKDKFAITTQKVGCFGIKMEDLKKVNIPGITLRDIHKSNKKLRMGHLWGNRFTIKVRDVECSREELENTLKNIKIEYVLNYYGIQRFGHYRPITHVVGKFIYQRDFESAFYTYCGTPINEEGILKEARELVDNGEFKKALELYPKRQNYERRMLEYYLRYKDFKKAFKALPPQLNSMFVNAYQSYLFNEMINKRYEYGFEPMEGDILKDGVPTGVLYGYNTKFADGIQGEIEKEIAERENLDLKKFRIEDFGNFQGARRKLIAKVYDFDCKIDDDGYVLKFKLRKGNYATAVLREFIEKLE
- a CDS encoding tRNA(Ile)(2)-agmatinylcytidine synthase, yielding MFIGIDDTDSRDRYCTTYVGALLIEELGKKYKMDTPKLIRMNPMVKYKTRGNGGVCLRINEDEKKLSEKDIEYIKNTVIKTVEEYADFECENTNPGIVFLSEDSYNSNREILNNYYKKVLYDIVSVEYAEKIIEKVGGEFRKYKKGYGIIGALGSISSVPPYTYELLTYRKKEKWGQKRILDEKSVIEMDEKTFPFTFNNVDGEKPIIAPHTSCPVLYGIRGIKKDILLKAMDIVKCEEIDKYTIYKTNQGTDVHLRFMEIKDVYPDTGVITYGMVVTEPKNLPGGHVVFKLKDTANSEEINCIAYEPTKEFRNLIRELTKGDLIGVYGTVREEPFGINIEKIKVVKLAKKYEKNKKCSCGGTLKSKGTKSGYKCNKCGKKLRYDEIELIEVKRNIREGFYEVPPSARRHLSKPLILYDLY
- the radB gene encoding DNA repair and recombination protein RadB, translated to MLEEIIKGNIEKKTITQIYGPPGVGKTNICILSVINFAKKGLKVVYIDTEGSLSVERIKQICKDDFEEVLKNVIIYEPSNFEEQTITLEKILMLENLGLIVVDGIASLYRLELCDDVNENTRLNRILGKQILTLLKLAKKKNVAILVTNQVRNISGNRNETSNNENRRFSNFEAVGGLLLEYWSKSIIRIEKYDSYREMILEKHRYAKEGEKLKFRIVESGVELLG